From one Mycosarcoma maydis chromosome 17, whole genome shotgun sequence genomic stretch:
- a CDS encoding nucleoporin codes for MAVYTQYVQGSASTSASVPPTLTRNTESSFNAFARVLQACKDLDPAARIDPDNGTALLFADACLRLGEEALDDAGYNARLQDQNLEDDDRAAWELEQSTWRLIHMLTSERLHRIGRKSQAPTEEQDKHAIQAYETPLAAIQSIFEKDEHLNELRIIREWLQETLIPRHIVEVRKGYLAFTKNRVRAEKRASVGGGPTSGDGRKLAFGSAASSSFAPRNRGKAVKNLDPDAVSRGEGGLELEDATYEKALLRTLFEYARAGRLDAAFDLCHQIDQSWRAATLRGAMLYHDPAVNAEPQDVDRVVGNRNRTLWKSACRKLSANPNLDEYERALYGSLAGELQSVIHVSQSWEELLWAHVNAKLEAAVDLKLDERHSWWSQESNPDLFDEGEHGAVQVLQGAIASIPTPAPQAGNASKSEIKVGSLHGVFDKLSQTQAHSIHLQANNPYRLVQRSIISNNLPDLFNRFADNLGDMQTALEPATFARLLRFFAHLILYLRLLSISLPDFACNAILSCYVQVLEAVGEVNLVAMYASSLEPQSATRSYANFLRSMDVNSSREAKANALRQAEQHDLDLTAVARCTVEMTFDELFPSIASEFDESSGLGGALKALGGSKKLDTIRFDVRLDGNEEALVKAIDWLTFDPTTYAEAITQSNALTRLFLSTGRLHAAKVLRERMPNEVLSSMDSLDLSMGQSIERAGWDTFFTALEAHVAYKHFWTTRPADAAASGARTADGMSKLERLNWVKALSQVVEQARDLDLVLLERDWLKIPLDTSGGGLETERRSRELFDIRQAYIPEIVFRLHDMLVESSSVVPINLNMALRLAEIVADERHKVYLEFIRSNANLLQDYMLRVREASLLLLNNGGDVFQKAVES; via the coding sequence ATGGCTGTTTACACTCAATACGTACAAGGCTCTGCCTCTACATCGGCATCCGTACCGCCCACCTTAACACGCAACACCGAATCTAGTTTTAATGCATTTGCGCGCGTCCTTCAGGCTTGCAAAGATCTCGACCCAGCTGCAAGGATCGATCCAGATAACGGTACTGCTCTCCTTTTTGCAGATGCTTGCTTGAGACTTGGTGAAGAAGctctcgacgatgcaggCTACAATGCGCGACTTCAAGATCAGAATctcgaggatgacgacagGGCAGCGTGGGAACTTGAACAGAGCACCTGGAGATTAATACACATGTTGACATCCGAAAGACTGCATCGAATCGGACGCAAATCTCAAGCTCCGACAGAAGAACAGGACAAGCATGCGATCCAGGCGTATGAGACGCCGCTTGCAGCTATACAAAGCATCTTTGAAAAGGACGAGCACCTCAACGAGCTTCGTATCATTCGCGAATGGCTACAAGAGACCCTGATTCCCAGGCACATCGTAGAAGTGCGCAAAGGCTATCTTGCCTTCACCAAGAATCGAGTGCGCGCAGAGAAGCGTGCAAGCGTCGGAGGTGGACCTACGTCTGGCGATGGACGCAAGCTGGCATTCGGATCAGCAGCCAGCTCCAGCTTTGCGCCCAGGAATCGTGGTAAGGCCGTCAAGAACCTCGATCCTGATGCTGTCTCGCGAGGCGAGGGcggcctcgagcttgaggaCGCCACCTATGAAAAAGCGCTTCTGCGCACCCTATTTGAGTATGCGCGTGCCGGCCGTTTGGATGCTGCATTCGACCTCTGCCACCAAATTGATCAAAGCTGGCGAGCTGCAACGCTACGTGGCGCAATGCTGTACCATGATCCGGCTGTCAACGCCGAGCCGCAGGACGTCGATCGCGTCGTGGGCAACCGCAATAGAACACTGTGGAAGTCAGCCTGCAGGAAGCTGTCTGCCAACCCCAACTTGGATGAATACGAACGAGCACTGTACGGATCGCTAGCAGGCGAACTTCAATCGGTCATCCATGTCAGTCAGAGCTGGGAAGAGTTGCTCTGGGCTCACGTTAATGCCAAGTTGGAGGCTGCAGTGGacctcaagctcgacgagaggCACAGTTGGTGGAGTCAAGAGTCCAATCCGGACCTTTTCGACGAGGGCGAGCATGGTGCTGTTCAAGTATTACAGGGCGCTATAGCCTCCATACCCACACCTGCGCCACAGGCTGGCAACGCTTCAAAATCAGAAATCAAGGTTGGATCTCTGCACGGCGTCTTTGACAAGCTGAGCCAAACCCAAGCACACAGCATACATCTCCAAGCCAACAACCCGTATCGCTTAGTGCAAAGAAGCATCATTTCTAACAACCTACCCGACCTATTCAATCGCTTTGCCGACAACCTCGGTGATATGCAGACCGCGCTCGAACCTGCCACTTTTGCACGACTGCTGCGCTTCTTTGCGCATCTGATCCTCTACCTCCGCTTGCTCTCGATCTCACTGCCGGACTTTGCATGCAACGCCATTCTGTCATGCTACGTACAGGTATTGGAAGCGGTCGGCGAGGTCAATCTGGTCGCCATGTACGCTAGCTCTCTCGAGCCGCAgtcagcgacgaggagctATGCCAACTTTTTGCGCTCCATGGACGTCAATTCTAGCCGCGAAGCCAAGGCGAACGCCCTCCGACAAGCAGAGCAACACGACCTTGACCTAACGGCGGTAGCCAGATGTACGGTGGAAATGACCTTCGACGAGCTGTTCCCGAGTATCGCGTCCGAGTTTGACGAGTCGTCCGGCCTTGGTGGCGCGCTCAAAGCATTAGGAGGTTCGAAAAAACTCGACACCATCCGCTTCGATGTACGTCTCGATGGGAACGAGGAGGCTCTAGTGAAGGCGATTGACTGGCTCACTTTTGACCCAACGACTTATGCCGAGGCCATCACACAATCGAACGCACTCACCCGGCTTTTTCTGTCAACAGGTCGCTTGCACGCAGCCAAAGTGCTTCGCGAGCGTATGCCCAACGAAGTTCTGTCGAGCATGGACAGCCTCGATCTCTCGATGGGGCAGAGCATCGAACGCGCAGGCTGGGATACCTTCTTCACGGCATTGGAAGCGCATGTGGCTTACAAGCATTTCTGGACCACTCGgcctgctgatgctgctgcttccggCGCTCGTACCGCAGACGGCATGTCCAAATTGGAACGCTTGAACTGGGTCAAGGCGCTCAGCCAAGTGGTGGAGCAAGCACGCGATCTCGACCTGGTGCTGCTTGAACGGGACTGGCTCAAGATCCCGTTGGATACAAGCGGCGGTGGATTGGAAACAGAGCGACGATCCCGCGAGCTGTTCGACATCCGACAGGCCTACATTCCCGAGATCGTTTTCCGACTGCACGATATGCTGGTCGAATCATCAAGCGTGGTGCCAATCAACCTCAATATGGCACTGCGCCTTGCTGAGATCGTGGCAGACGAACGACACAAGGTCTACCTCGAGTTTATCCGAAGCAACGCCAACCTGCTACAGGACTACATGCTGCGCGTTCGCGAAGCTTCATTATTGCTTCTGAACAATGGCGGCGACGTCTTTCAGAAGGCTGTAGAATCGTAG
- a CDS encoding putative TFIIB subunit (transcription initiation factor), factor E codes for MTADIARSSQNTFAQPFALSARYAADRGDAPKGEDDFVPDLNVRLICRDCKTDPPNLAEEFESGDLVCADCGLVVGENIIDTRSEWRTFANEDGDDPSRVGAASNPLLDGINEQLESRIGYRDGGTGASRDLQRTMNRATGTRDRNMLDAFEDIQRKCDSIHLPRTVSDVAKQAYRRVEEEKILRGKKPDAIIAAAIYVACKMNHVPRTFPEICSLTSVSKKHIGQCFKEMQQAFGLNATGTGSVDGSRASANNSGTSTPIGIGPTGAADLVGRYCNHLGLEMRITRSTEDITARVRELGILAGRSPITIAAACIYFSTLLWGVDKGAKRISQAAGVSDVTIKNSFKELLKHKDKIATPEILSKSPQMDMSRLDV; via the coding sequence ATGACGGCGGACATTGCCCGATCTTCACAGAATACCTTTGCTCAGCCTTTCGCACTTAGCGCCAGGTATGCTGCTGACCGCGGTGATGCGCCTAAAGGCGAGGATGATTTTGTGCCGGATCTAAACGTCCGCCTGATTTGCCGTGACTGCAAGACGGATCCACCCAACTTGGCGGAAGAATTCGAGTCTGGTGATCTGGTTTGCGCCGATTGCGGGCTTGTGGTGGGCGAGAATATCATCGATACTCGATCTGAATGGCGTACTTTTGCCAacgaggatggtgatgatccATCGCGTGTAGGTGCAGCGAGCAACCCGCTGCTGGACGGTAtcaacgagcagctcgagtcgcgCATCGGATACAGGGATGGCGGCACAGGTGCTTCGAGGGATCTGCAGAGAACCATGAACCGTGCTACAGGTACAAGGGACCGCAACATGTTGGACGCGTTTGAAGACATCCAGCGCAAGTGCGATTCGATCCATCTGCCAAGGACAGTCTCGGACGTGGCTAAGCAGGCGTATCGACGTGTGGAAGAAGAAAAGATCCTTCGCGGAAAGAAGCCGgacgccatcatcgccgCTGCCATCTACGTGGCTTGCAAGATGAACCACGTGCCACGAACATTTCCCGAAATCTGCTCGCTCACCAGTGTGTCGAAGAAGCATATTGGCCAGTGCTTCAAGGAGATGCAGCAGGCGTTTGGTTTGAATGCTACGGGTACCGGATCGGTGGACGGATCGAGGGCTAGTGCCAACAACAGCGGCACATCGACACCGATTGGTATTGGACCGACGGGTGCGGCGGATCTGGTGGGTCGTTATTGCAACCACTTGGGTCTCGAGATGCGCATCACACGGTCAACGGAAGACATTACGGCACGCGTAcgcgagcttggcatctTGGCAGGCCGCAGTCCGATCACCATTGCGGCCGCCTGCATCTATTTTTCTACGCTGTTGTGGGGCGTGGACAAGGGAGCCAAGCGCATCAGCCAGGCTGCAGGCGTCAGCGACGTGACGATCAAAAACTCTTTCAAGGAGCTTCTCAAGCACAAGGACAAGATTGCCACGCCAGAGATTCTGTCCAAGAGCCCTCAGATGGACATGTCGCGCCTCGATGTCTGA
- a CDS encoding uncharacterized protein (related to SVF1 - protein with a potential role in cell survival pathways) — translation MSGWGSWIKGDAASGAAGGAATASGSNFHAITDTVAQDALFGPLEASDLEWTCAGGFTTETQTWYSVLDDGSFATSQIIHSAVGLWYPQVQMTFKYFNPKTGKRIWKSVNVTKFAAQNDKRSSKAAEFSVDFTTTDAGDDRYSITANLGKDLQLSWSFTRPSAVKGWKLGSGPKGGFSYFGSNLGSPEGYVIHRFWPVAESDGHIISQGSAIDAKGKGMFVHAIQGMRPNLVAAKWNFANFQAHHEKLGRVSGVMMEFTTTPDYGSVDQAAAQQQRQSLTVNIGSIVAEGKLVCVTAATRAAGAADSQPSHQSNSYVKHLDKMLDQETDYQAPQSIEYHWQGPLLDASTGKGDIANHVDASLKVDLGKPYPSSETHGLVDKVDVLAEIPYMVRKLVNYVAGTKPFIYQTLNDATLTIKLPESYSGAGKGEATEVKGTLFEEHTFISG, via the coding sequence ATGTCTGGTTGGGGATCCTGGATCAAAGGCGACGCTGCCTCTGGTGCAGCTGGTGGCGCCGCAACTGCTTCTGGAAGCAACTTCCACGCCATCACCGACACGGTCGCTCAAGACGCCCTCTTTGGTCCCCTCGAAGCCTCAGATCTGGAATGGACCTGTGCCGGTGGATTCACCACCGAGACTCAGACCTGGTACTCTGTGCTAGACGATGGCTCCTTTGCCACTTCGCAAATCATTCACTCGGCCGTTGGTCTCTGGTATCCTCAGGTTCAAATGACGTTCAAGTACTTCAACCCAAAGACCGGTAAAAGAATTTGGAAGTCGGTCAACGTGACCAAGTTCGCCGCCCAGAACGACAAGCGTTCTAGCAAAGCCGCCGAGTTCAGCGTCGACTTTACCACCACCGACGCCGGCGACGACCGATACTCTATCACGGCCAACCTGGGCAAGGATCTACAGCTCTCTTGGTCCTTCACCCGACCTTCTGCCGTCAAAGGCTGGAAGCTCGGCTCGGGTCCCAAGGGCGGCTTCAGCTACTTTGGCTCCAACCTCGGTAGTCCTGAAGGCTACGTCATCCACCGTTTCTGGCCTGTGGCAGAGAGCGATGGACACATCATCTCGCAAGGCAGtgccatcgatgccaagGGCAAAGGTATGTTTGTTCATGCCATCCAAGGTATGCGTCCCAATTTGGTAGCTGCCAAGTGGAACTTTGCCAACTTCCAAGCCCACCACGAAAAGCTCGGAAGGGTGAGCGGTGTCATGATGGAGTTCACCACCACGCCGGATTatggcagcgtcgatcaGGCAGCcgcgcagcaacagcgtcaGTCGCTCACGGTCAACATCGGATCCATCGTTGCCGAGGGTAAGCTCGTCTGTGTCACCGCTGCCACCCGTGCCGCAGGTGCAGCAGACTCGCAACCCAGCCATCAAAGCAATTCGTACGTCAAGCATCTCGATAAGATGCTGGACCAGGAGACGGACTACCAAGCTCCGCAGTCGATCGAGTACCACTGGCAAGGaccgctgctcgacgcttcGACAGGCAAAGGTGACATAGCAAACCACGTGGACGCTTCGCTCAAGGTGGACCTCGGCAAACCATACCcttcgagcgagacgcACGGTCTGGtcgacaaggtggatgTGTTGGCCGAGATCCCATATATGGTGCGCAAGCTGGTCAACTACGTGGCCGGTACCAAGCCGTTCATCTACCAGACGTTGAATGACGCTACACTGACGATCAAATTGCCAGAATCGTACAGCGGTGCTGGAAAAGGCGAGGCCACCGAGGTTAAGGGCACGCTGTTTGAGGAACATACTTTCATCAGTGGTTAG
- a CDS encoding putative homoaconitate hydratase LYS4, whose protein sequence is MGASNLLRFGAVTRISTPLLSRRSLATHAAVNPASGTYNLVEKIVQKYAVDLSPGSHVKSGDYVSIRPGTVMTHDNTGPVISKFGSIGATSIYNPDQVVFALDHDVQNKSAKNLEKYSKIESFARKHGIDFYPAGRGIGHQVLVEEGYAFPQTLAVASDSHSNMYGGVGCLGTPIVRTDAAAIWATGQTWWQIPEVVKVELKGELPKGVTGKDVIVALCGYFNKDQVLNAAIEFHGSGLSSLSVEERLAIANMTTEWGALAGLFPTDDVTLSWYEKQIRKRDKLEFQIGSSPSPSNSHPRLNMNRLDELSRTLLRPDSGAVYSKHLTLDLATLVPHVSGPNSVKVSTPLDELTSQNIAINKAYLVSCVNSRASDLKAAADVIRGKKVAPGVEFYVAAASSVVQREAEEAGDWGALMAAGAKPLPAGCGPCIGLGVGLLEDGEVGISATNRNYKGRMGSPNAQAYLASPAVVAASAIEGKICGPSDLDVSLLPPSKGLKYSISTAANAAPADASSTDASAGGVEILDSFPTAFSGPLIFAPQDNLNTDGIYPGKYTYQDDITPEKQAEVVMENYDASFASTVAGLRASSSSSSSTKQGPILIGGYNFGTGSSREQAATALKYAGIPLVLAGSFGDIFQRNAINNGLICLESHQLVQDLTRLYLENEGGVRNSKAILLDESKVHIDSSTGSINLSFKGPDGAKIERTYTAKPAGIGRSVQEIYTAGGLEKWVKQRI, encoded by the coding sequence ATGGGAGCATCCAACTTACTGCGCTTCGGCGCAGTCACTCGAATCTCGACACCTCTGCTTTCACGACGCAGCCTTGCAACCCACGCAGCCGTCAATCCAGCAAGCGGAACCTACAACCTCGTCGAAAAGATCGTACAGAAGTATGCCGTCGACCTCTCCCCCGGCTCGCACGTCAAGTCGGGTGACTACGTCTCCATTCGCCCCGGCACCGTGATGACGCACGACAACACCGGACCCGTCATCTCTAAGTTTGGTTCCATTGGCGCCACTTCGATCTACAACCCAGACCAAGTGGTGTTTGCGCTCGATCACGATGTGCAGAACAAGTCAGCCAAGAACCTGGAAAAGTACAGCAAGATCGAGAGCTTTGCACGCAAGCATGGCATCGACTTCTACCCTGCTGGTAGGGGTATCGGTCACCAGGTGTTGGTTGAGGAAGGGTACGCTTTCCCTCAGAcgttggcggtggcgagCGATTCTCATTCCAATATGTACGGTGGTGTTGGATGCCTGGGCACACCCATCGTAAGGACAGATGCGGCGGCTATTTGGGCTACGGGTCAGACGTGGTGGCAGATCCCCGAagtcgtcaaagtcgagtTGAAGGGCGAGCTGCCAAAGGGCGTTACTGGCAAGGACGTCATCGTGGCGCTCTGTGGCTACTTTAACAAGGATCAGGTTTTGAATGCAGCCATCGAATTCCACGGCTCTGGTCTCTCGTCGCTTTCAGTGGAAGAGCGTTTGGCGATTGCCAACATGACGACTGAATGGGGTGCTCTCGCCGGTCTGTTCCCTACCGACGATGTCACCCTCTCGTGGTACGAGAAGCAAATCCGCAAGCgcgacaagctcgaattTCAAATCGGCTCCTCTCCCTCTCCCTCAAATTCGCACCCACGACTCAACATGAACcgcctcgacgagctctcAAGAACCCTGCTCCGACCCGACTCTGGCGCAGTCTACTCGAAGCACCTCACACTCGACTTGGCCACGCTTGTTCCGCATGTCAGCGGTCCGAACTCTGTCAAAGTGTCGACCCCACTCGATGAGCTCACCTCGCAAAACATTGCGATCAACAAAGCCTATCTCGTGTCGTGCGTCAACTCACGCGCTTCTGATCTCAAAGCCGCCGCCGACGTGATTCGCGGTAAAAAAGTGGCTCCAGGAGTCGAGTTCTACGTTGCTGCCGCGAGTAGTGTCGTTCAACGCGAAGCCGAGGAGGCGGGTGACTGGGGAGCGTTGATGGCTGCCGGTGCCAAACCGTTGCCTGCCGGATGCGGACCGTGTATCGGACTGGGTGTGGGTCTGTTGGAGGATGGAGAGGTGGGTATCTCGGCGACCAACAGGAATTACAAGGGTCGAATGGGTAGTCCAAACGCTCAGGCATATTTGGCAAGTCCCGCTGTAGTGGCGGCTTCGGCGATCGAGGGCAAGATCTGCGGTCCGAGCGATTTGGATGTGAGTTTGTTGCCTCCATCCAAGGGACTAAAGTATTCGATCTCTACGGCTGCTAATGCCGCGCCGGCTGATGCATCTTCGACGGACGCCTCTGCTGGTGGAGTTGAAATCCTCGATAGCTTCCCAACCGCCTTCTCCGGTCCACTCATCTTTGCGCCCCAAGACAATCTCAACACGGATGGCATCTACCCCGGCAAGTACACGTACCAAGACGATATCACCCCGGAGAAACAAGCCGAAGTAGTGATGGAGAACTACGATGCTTCGTTCGCTTCCACCGTTGCCGGGCTTCGtgcttcctcgtcttcctcctcgtcgacaaagCAGGGACCGATTTTGATTGGAGGGTACAACTTCGGCACGGGTTCTTCACGAGAACAAGCGGCTACCGCGCTCAAGTATGCCGGTATCCCTCTCGTCCTTGCCGGTTCGTTTGGCGACATCTTTCAACGAAACGCCATCAACAACGGTCTCATCTGCCTGGAATCACACCAACTCGTGCAGGACTTGACACGTTTGTACCTCGAAAACGAAGGCGGAGTGAGGAACTCCAAGGCGATCCTGCTGGACGAATCCAAGGTGCACATCGACTCGAGTACCGGAAGCATCAACTTGTCGTTCAAAGGCCCTGATGGTGCCAAGATCGAACGAACGTATACGGCCAAACCAGCGGGCATCGGGAGGAGTGTCCAGGAAATCTACACTGCCGGTGGATTGGAAAAGTGGGTCAAGCAGAGGATTTGA
- a CDS encoding uncharacterized protein (related to to G1/S-specific cyclin) — translation MTASVSSNQTSLSRRSSHNRHSRISSGSSSASSGSSRPRSSRGRSTSPINPTKQEAAVQMAAKRASVSSVGSTISSSYSTLTADSKVADTTAATSTVSASASSNKVPAGLRAMLFEEEYQEEAIEHMHHMELQTVAAVELMDVQPELKWFMRPYLVDFLIEIHQTFRLRPETLFLTMNIVDRYVSKRIVYKRHYQLVGCAALLIAAKFEDAKDRVPTVKELSQMCCNAYDESAFAQMEGHVLSTIGWTLGHPTAEAWLRIESVRGGEDLKTVNLARFFLEVSLFHRDFISLKSSALTTGALILARFICGLPQSTQLSLNAEAAKAAHMLDAYVWENLQDLSLILIKKYSYAYFSSASTVACEWYRARVAAAKSSPPSGLLPAQALTRNAGAVAQEVDDDDSMCSQPTTPASSVQSTPSRSMDEDEDEDEEDDMPVTPLSLYSLHDPLVAAANAAGLPVPMPSSRASAQDKERRLSSSSASTEKPMPSSKSASTHLTVQQPMLGARKPLGNVVWNVNVQQF, via the coding sequence ATGACCGCCTCTGTCAGCTCGAACCAAACATCTCtgtctcgtcgctcgtctcACAACCGCCACTCCCGCATTAGCTCGGGATCGTCTAGTGCAAGTTCCGGCTCTTCGCGACCACGATCGTCTCGCGGCAGGAGCACATCGCCTATCAACCCCACCAAGCAGGAAGCAGCTGTCCAAATGGCTGCAAAGCGTGCGTCGGTATCGAGTGTCGGCTCGACAATCTCTTCGTCCTATTCGACCTTGACTGCAGACTCCAAGGTGGCCGATACAACAGCTGCTACCTCGACCGTGTCAGCTTCCGCATCTAGCAATAAGGTTCCCGCCGGACTTCGTGCGATGCTGTTTGAAGAGGAATaccaagaagaagcgatcGAGCACATGCACCACATGGAGCTGCAAACCGTCGCTGCCGTCGAGCTCATGGATGTTCAGCCCGAGCTCAAGTGGTTCATGCGCCCTTACCTTGTTGACTTCCTGATCGAGATCCACCAGACTTTCCGCCTCCGTCCCGAAACACTTTTCCTCACCATGAACATTGTCGACCGCTACGTTTCGAAACGTATCGTGTACAAGCGCCATTACCAGCTGGTCGGCTGCGCAGCTCTCTTGATCGCCGCCAAATTCGAGGATGCCAAGGATCGCGTTCCTACGGTCAAAGAACTCAGCCAGATGTGCTGCAACGCCTACGACGAGTCGGCCTTTGCCCAGATGGAGGGACACGTGCTCTCTACCATTGGCTGGACTCTAGGCCACCCAACTGCCGAAGCTTGGCTCCGAATCGAAAGCGTTCGGGGTGGCGAAGACTTAAAAACGGTCAACCTCGcccgcttcttcctcgaggTGAGCCTGTTTCACCGCGATTTCATTTCGCTGAAATCCTCGGCGCTCACCACGGGCGCTTTGATTTTGGCACGCTTCATTTGTGGACTTCCGCAATCGACTCAACTTTCCCTGAACGCCGAGGCAGCCAAGGCAGCGCACATGCTGGACGCCTACGTCTGGGAGAACCTTCAAGATCTGTCGCTGATCTTGATCAAGAAGTACTCGTACGCCTATTTCTCCAGCGCCTCGACCGTCGCATGCGAATGGTACCGAGCGCGTGTGGCGGCTGCCAAATCATCGCCACCATCAGGCCTGCTTCCTGCACAGGCACTCACGCGCAATGCCGGTGCAGTAGCCCAGGAggtggatgacgacgattcGATGTGCTCGCAGCCCACCACGCCTGCTTCGTCGGTGCAATCGACGCCGTCCCGCTCAatggacgaggatgaagatgaggacgaggaggacgacatGCCCGTCACGCCTTTGTCTCTTTATTCATTGCACGATCCACTGGTAGCCGCTGCTAACGCTGCAGGTCTTCCTGTGCCCATGCCTTCTTCGCGTGCTTCAGCGCAGGACAAAGAGAGACGCTTGTCGTCTTccagcgccagcaccgAAAAGCCAatgccaagcagcaagagcgcaTCCACTCACCTGACGGTGCAACAGCCCATGCTCGGCGCAAGAAAGCCGCTCGGAAACGTGGTCTGGAACGTTAATGTCCAGCAGTTCTGA